A window of the Brassica oleracea var. oleracea cultivar TO1000 chromosome C1, BOL, whole genome shotgun sequence genome harbors these coding sequences:
- the LOC106322235 gene encoding expansin-B3, translating into MQLSLAIILATLCIFLRLLNSSSAPVTTNSHASNSHWLPAVATWYGSANGDGSDGGACGYGTLVDVKPLHARVGAVNPILFKNGEGCGACYKVRCLDRSICSRRAVTVIITDECPGCSKTNTHFDLSGAAFGRLAISGESGPLRNRGLIPVIYRRTACKYRGKNIAFHVNEGSTDFWLSLLVEFEDGEGDIGSMHIRQAGASEWLEMKHVWGANWCIVGGPLKGPFSIKLTTLSAGKTLSATDVVPRNWAPKATYTSRLNFSPVL; encoded by the exons ATGCAGCTCTCTCTGGCCATCATCTTAGCCACGCTCTGCATTTTCCTGCGGCTTCTGAATAGCTCCTCCGCTCCAGTGACAACCAATAGCCACGCCTCAAACTCGCATTGGCTTCCAGCAGTTGCCACCTGGTACGGAAGCGCCAACGGAGACGGAAGCGATG GAGGAGCGTGTGGGTACGGTACGTTGGTGGACGTGAAACCGTTACATGCGAGGGTTGGAGCGGTGAATCCTATCCTCTTCAAAAACGGTGAAGGCTGCGGAGCTTGTTACAAGGTTCGGTGCTTGGACAGGAGTATATGTTCCCGGAGAGCCGTCACCGTCATCATCACCGACGAGTGTCCCGGCTGTTCAAAAACCAACACTCACTTTGATCTTAGTGGCGCGGCGTTTGGTCGACTGGCTATCTCAGGAGAATCTGGTCCCCTCCGCAACCGAGGTCTCATCCCCGTGATTTACCGCCG GACGGCATGCAAGTATAGAGGGAAGAACATTGCGTTCCATGTGAACGAAGGATCAACTGATTTTTGGTTGTCTCTGCTGGTTGAGTTTGAAGATGGAGAAGGCGACATTGGCTCCATGCATATTCGCCAA GCAGGAGCGAGTGAATGGCTAGAGATGAAGCACGTATGGGGAGCCAACTGGTGCATCGTTGGAGGACCACTCAAAGGACCATTCTCCATCAAGCTCACCACTTTGTCAGCCGGCAAAACACTGTCAGCGACCGACGTCGTGCCTAGAAACTGGGCTCCTAAAGCAACTTACACTTCCCGCCTTAACTTCTCCCCCGTCCTCTGA
- the LOC106317123 gene encoding E3 ubiquitin-protein ligase RMA2-like: MEIEKVEDSAALGDSGGDFDCNICLDQVRDPVVTLCGHLFCWPCIYKWTYSTNNTRRRVDQYDKKESPKCPVCKSDVSDATLVPIYGRGQKIPQSGSNVPNRPPGPLYDSRGVGQRLGEGESQRYMYRMPDPVMGVVCEMVYRRLFGESSTNMTPYRSDHDISLRSMRRTMQVDESLSRVYLFLLCFMVMCLLLF, from the coding sequence ATGGAGATAGAGAAGGTAGAAGACTCAGCAGCATTGGGTGACTCCGGAGGAGACTTCGACTGCAACATATGTTTGGATCAAGTACGTGACCCGGTCGTGACATTATGTGGCCACTTGTTTTGTTGGCCCTGCATATACAAGTGGACTTATTCCACCAACAATACAAGAAGACGCGTCGATCAGTACGATAAAAAGGAGTCCCCAAAATGTCCGGTCTGCAAATCTGATGTCTCGGACGCTACGCTTGTCCCTATCTACGGCCGGGGGCAGAAAATACCCCAGTCCGGTTCAAACGTACCGAACAGACCACCCGGTCCGCTTTATGACTCAAGAGGAGTTGGTCAACGTTTAGGAGAAGGTGAGAGTCAACGGTACATGTATAGAATGCCTGATCCAGTTATGGGTGTGGTATGCGAAATGGTATATCGGAGACTATTTGGAGAGTCTTCTACGAACATGACACCGTACCGTAGCGACCATGACATAAGTCTACGGTCAATGCGGCGGACAATGCAGGTGGATGAGTCGCTAAGCAGAGTCTACTTGTTCCTGCTTTGCTTCATGGTTATGTGTCTACTTCTCTTCTAG